GTCGTCGTCGACGCACAAACGGATACTCCCTCATCGAGATCATCGTAGCGATGGCACTGTTCTCCATGGTAGGCGCCTTCGTGGCCGATCTGTTCGTCTCGGGGGCACGCCTCTACACCCGAGCCGAAGCTCGCCTCGATACCCAGGCCGCGGCGCTCATTGCCCTGACGCAGCTGTCGCGTGAGGCGCGCGCATCGACGTATGCCTCGCTCACCGTGACAGACGAGGCGACATACAAGCTGACCGCCTGCGCATTTCGCAGAAACGTTGTTCCCCCCGTGCGATCTGTGGGGACCACTGGCAGCGATGGATTCGTGGTCTACTGGTTCGACCGAGAGAGCAGCGCCATCGGGCGCGTCGAGGTCGCCAAGGACGCGAGTGTGCAGCGCCTCACGCCCACCGAGGTTGTGTCGGCCGCGGTCAATGCGGGCCATGCGCATCTCATCGCGCGCTTCGTG
The Pseudomonadota bacterium DNA segment above includes these coding regions:
- a CDS encoding type II secretion system protein, which encodes MEHRRGRVTTVHHHLEDVRDHSLQLHEPVSRRRRTNGYSLIEIIVAMALFSMVGAFVADLFVSGARLYTRAEARLDTQAAALIALTQLSREARASTYASLTVTDEATYKLTACAFRRNVVPPVRSVGTTGSDGFVVYWFDRESSAIGRVEVAKDASVQRLTPTEVVSAAVNAGHAHLIARFVRALTFALPSSDAASATVATYPSITVKNPSLSVSITVCKTATPDPANPEESFNTAICMRNKK